One window from the genome of Drosophila sechellia strain sech25 unplaced genomic scaffold, ASM438219v1 U_298, whole genome shotgun sequence encodes:
- the LOC116803145 gene encoding uncharacterized protein LOC116803145, whose translation MLNLASFAIYKLFHGVGARGLCRTRDAPFGQCCPAGRRDAGTPVPAAPKEPKKPPVRTELPSGWETMHPATILCIMRPGLSYSDYGSSGDNTTGMQHLGITWTTRNSTPRQIQEDRPSQRGRESVQLSVRHKLRLRDTA comes from the exons ATGTTGAATCTGGCTTCGTTTGCCATCTACAAGCTGTTTCACGGAGTGGGAGCGCGAGGGCTATGTCGTACCCGAGATGCACCCTTCGGCCAATGCTGCCCAGCAGGCCGGAGGGATGCCGGAACTCCAGTTCCCGCCGCGCCGAAGGAACCAAAGAAGCCGCCAGTGCGTACGGAGCTACCCTCTGGCTGGGAGACCATGCACCCGGCGACCATTCTTTGCATT ATGCGCCCGGGACTCAGCTACTCGGACTACGGGTCATCTGGCGACAATACCACCGGCATGCAGCATCTGGGAATCACGTGGACAACCAGGAATTCCACGCCCAGGCAGATCCAAGAAGATCGCCCGTCTCAACGTGGCCGTGAAAGTGTGCAACTCTCTGTTCGGCACAAACTTCGCCTACGCGACACCGCTTAA